The region ATATGCTGAATGTCTCTTTTGGGAAAATTCTCGACCATTCTATGTTTATTCGAAGTGCGTTCATACCAAAATCAACTGCAAGCTGATGTAGATTTGCGTAGTTGCGCCAGTAACCAACGCCATACTCTGGTAAATGTCCACTCACTGCTCCTGTGATAATATTTTCAGGTTCTCTAACCCAGACAAACCAGTCAGTGTTAAGGTCAACATCTTCTTTCTCGCATCCCATTTCAACCTGAAAGCCAGCCATTGAAGCCCCAAAAAGAAATTTCTCTGGAAACATAAGATCTCCCCCTTTACAGTTTTGATTTTCCAAGTGCGATCATTTTATTTTCAAGAGATTGAACATCTTTTGAAAAATAGATGGACAGGATCATCAAAAAAACTGTGCAACCGAACCAAAAATACGCTGAGATTTTCATAGCGATGCCAAGAGAACCAAAAACTATTGACAAAGCTCCTCCAATCCACCTACCCACTCCTGTACCAAGTGAATCTGTAAGATTAAAAATTGAAAAAATTCTTCCTCTATCCTGAGGCTCGTTTACATTGATCAGCATGAATTTCACATTCGGTCCAGTAATACTATCTGTCATGGCCGCAAACAATCCAAGAGTCCCAAGTACAAATAAACCACCTGGCCCTGTTGCGTGATAATCAATTGTAATAATTGTTAGCAATACTCCTGCTGCAGTACTGATGCCGCAAAAAACAGGTAGTATGGATCTGGACCGTTTATATAACTTTGTGCCTATCCACCCACCGACAACCGTCCCAAGAATATTTCCTAAACCGAAAACGAGAAAGACGATCGTTGCAATCTCGACAGATAAACCTCTTTCTCTTCTGAAATACTCAACTAAGAAATACGGGATTGCTCCCCATGGCACAGTACCGAGAATTCCTTGAAGAAATAAAAAGAGGTTTGTCTTTATAGTGACCAACTTTGCATAATCTCGAAATTTTGGAATTTTCGGATAAGTGTAACCAGCCCTCACGAGTTCACCAATACCCTTCTCAAATGCACCACGCTTCGGTTCTTTTAGAACAAAAAAAGCGGCTATGGTGAGAAAAACATTTGGTAGAGAAACAATGACAAATGGAATCCTCCATCCAAAACTTGGACCAACAAAGCCCCCAATAACCATACCGAGAATATTTCCAATTGATATAGCCGACGTCAAGAAAGCAACTATTTTTCCTCTGCTCACTTCATCAAACATATCTGCGACAAGTGAATAAACGATAGGAAAACTTGCACCAACCCCTATGCCGGTTAGCGCTCTCCAGAGAAAAAGCTGGGAAAAAGAACCAGAAAAAGCCGTCATCAAGCACGGTATTTCTCCAACAAGTACAGAGTAAAGCAATAAGTTCTTCCTGTTAAATTTGTCTGCCAGATATCCCCACACCAAACTTATAAGAGCTCCTATTACTGTGAATATAGCCCCAACCAGTCCTATCTGAGCGTCACTAACACCAAATTCTTCTTCAATCATCCCTATAGTTGGAGACATTACCATTTGATCTGCGTTCAACAGAATAAGCAAAACCATCAAGAAAAAAACTACCCAGAAAGACTTCAAATTAACACCTCCCCCTTATTTTATAAACAGAGCAACAATTATAATCGCAGTTCCAACAAATTTGAATATTCCCACAGGCTCAGACAGAATTAAAAAAGCAAAGAAGCTCGCCACAGCTGGCTTCAGATAGAATACCAAACTGGCTCTGCTTGGTCCAAGCTTTTCCACAGCTTTGAAAAAGGTAACATAAGCAAGCCCGGTAACAAAAATGGCCGAATAAAGCAATATTATCCAGCCATTAAGTGCCACTTCCGGGATATCGAGCTTACCTGCGAGCAATAAAATCGCCCCATAGACTATCCCGGCAAACAATGTGGAAAATGCTGTAGCGTTCATTGATCCGTACTTCAAGGTAAAATCTTTCATCAAAACCGTATAAAGAGCAAAAGTAATAGCCGCACCGACACCGCAAATTAAACCAAAAGTACTATCTCCTTCAACTTTGCCATAGGATAAAACAAATATACCTATCAAACCAACAACAACACCAACAAATTTTTTAAAATTGAGTTTTTCCTTTCCCAAGGCAAATGCAAAAATACTTACAAACAGAGGATTAGTCGCCACCAAAGTAGCTGCAGTCGATGCATTAGAAAACTTAATCGACAATTGCAGCAGAGACATCGAAACAACACCATTCAGGCAACCTATCAGTGCAAGCACCCCGGCATCTTTAAGTGAGATCTTCTTCTTTGCAAAAATTACGAGAAAAATACCTCCGACAAGAAATCTGAAGAATGTCAAAAAAAATGGATCTACCTGCTGCATTAGGGGTTTTGTGAGCACTTCCATAGAAGACCACATTAAAAGCGAGAACAGCAGATACACATATACCAAGCCAATTCACTCCTTTGAATTTTTATCAATCTCCTGCTCCATAATCTTCAAAAACACATTAACAACAACTGGATCAAACTGGGTTCCAGAGTTCATCTTTATCTCTTTGATAGCATCCTCTTTAGATAAACGTGGCCTGTAAGGCCTGTCACTTGTCATGGCGTCAAATGCGTCAACAACAGATATTATTTTTGATTCAACAGGTATCTGCTCACCTCTTAAGCCATCTGGATAACCACTGCCATCGTATCTCTCGTGGTGGTGACGTACTATTTTTGCTATATCGCTTAAACCGGCTTTTTCAAGTAACTCCGCGGCAACTACGGGATGTTTTTTCACAAGCTCATATTCGTGGGGAGATAACTTTGACGGCTTACGCAGAATTTCCCTTGGTATTGCCAATTTTCCGATATCATGAATCAAACTTGCCCAATAAACTTTTGCTATTCTCTCACCCTCAAGATTCAGATATTCGGCTATCTTTACAGCGTATTTTTGTGCCCGAGAAGAATGTTCCACTGTATACGGTTCGTGATAGCTCAAAGCCGAAAGAAGAACATCTATTACCCTCTGATGCATTCTTTGCTGCTCATTTTCGTAATTTCTTATTGTGATGAAAGCTTTCAGGGCACTTGCAGCTGCTTCTACAAGCTTGAGAAATTCCTCAGAAAGTTTCCGCTCAGAATGATTGAAAAGCAACAGAAGTAACTTTTCATTAGCTGTCAAGCAAAGAGTTTCTGAAACTTTTCCCAATTCGGGAAATTCAAATTCTTTCGGAATCCCATCAAATCTACCATCATTTGCGCTGAAAAAATCTACATTCAAAATGTGTTTTGTTCCAGTGGATGTTTGTAAATAGCATGTATTTTCGCTAACAACCGCCGTTGAGCAATCTGGTAAAATGGAATTCAAAATTTCCAGTATATCTTGATAAAATTGCTCATTCTCGGTATCTGTAACGAGCCGATTAAACAAATTCATAGATCGTGCAAAACGCCGGATAGAGATTTCAAGATCTTCTAAGGTTTTTTCAAGTTCCTCATTTATAGCTCTGATTTCCTGATCCTGTGCCCGTATTTCCTCGTTGGCAGATGTGAGCTCTTCATTTTTTTTATCCAGATCACTCACAATTTTCTCAAGTTGCTGAGTACGCCTTTGAACAATTTTTCTCAGAGAAATTATCCAGAGTGCAAGTAAAGCCACCCCGAAAATTGATAGAATCAAAATTGTGCTTAACCATCGAGGTATTACTTTTTCTTCAACGTAGGTTCCGAGATACCGTGAAATTAGAGTATTATATCGAGATGAATCAGATTTCAATGAAGATAGATAATTGTCAATCTGCTCGGTAAGAACGTGATTTTGTTGAGCCCCTTTTGGAAAAGCAAAACGCAACTCGACAGGGGAAAAAACAACTCCGCTTATTTTTAGAGAATATCGCTTAGCATTTTTTGCAGCGAATATTCTGCTCACAATCGCAATGTCTGCTAAACCATCTTTTACAGCTTTCAGAGCTTCTTCGTAATCCTCGACAACGAAAAATCTCAACTGAAAATTAAAGTCACCAGCCTGTCTCTCTAAATAATCTGCATAGACATCTTTTTCAACTACTGCAATAATTTTATTATCCAAATCTAAAAAACTATCAATTTGCTTTTTTGAGCAGGCAACACCCCAGTTCAATATAACAGACTCTCTGTTGTAATCGATAATTTTTGCTCTTTCCTCAGTAAACGCCACAGCAGTCATAAGGTCTATTTTTCCTGCTTGTAAATTATCCAAGAGTTGTGAAAATTCTCCATAAACATATTCAACTTGCCAGTTATTTGCATTTGCAATTTCCTGAATTATCTCAGAATACAAACCAGAAACTTTTCCATCCATGAAATCAATTAATGGTGGATTATGATAAACGCCTATTTTTAAGCTTACAGAAAAGATCGTACACGTACAAAATATAAGTAAAACGATTACTCGAAATTTCATCCGATGCACCTCAACAACAAAGTTTAACACAATTACAATCAGGCACAGTTGTTAAGTTAGAATCTATATTGTATAATTTTAAAAACCAGTGTGGGAGGGATGTTCATGAAAAAGCTTTTTTTGATGGTATTCATCTTAACTGTGATTTGCAGCAATATCTTTTCAGCGGGAAAACTTAATGTTTCAACATGGGGTTTCAACCTCGATTTACTTGACAAAAACATTTCAAAACCGTTTTTCGAGAAATACGGTGTAGAAATAGTGCGCGAAATTGGCAACAACTCAGTTAGATTAACGAAACTGATCTCCCAGAAAAATAACCCAGTAATAGATGTGGTTCATTTTGTTGATTACTACGCCGCTCTTGCCTTAAAAAATGGTCTCCTTCAGCCAATCGACATTAGCAAATTAAGCAACTACAACGACCTGTATGAATTTGCCAAAGATCCGTTAGGAAACCATTATGGTATTGGCTATACTGTTTACAGCCTTGGAATCGTCTATAGAACTGACAAAATAAAAAGACCTGTTACTTCTTGGAAAGATTTCTGGTCAGAAGATGTTGCAGACCACATAAGCCTTCCAAACATTACAACGACACAGGGTCCGGCACTCATGATGCATTTCAATAAAATCTTTGGACAGGATGCATACGATCCCGAACTCAACGCCGCTTTTGAAAAAGTTGTACAGCTATCAAAAAATGTTGTTACTTTTTACAATACGTCGTCAGAGCTGATCAATCTGTTCAAAATGGGCGAAGTCTGGATGGCACCTGTTACGAGATTCTCATGGGGCCAATTTCTTGAAACAGGTTTACCGTTAGCATGGGTTATACCAGAAGAAGGCATGCTTGGATTTCTCAATGTCGTCTGCATAATAAATGGTGCAAAGAACATGGAAAGTTCTTATAAATATATAGATTTCATTATAAGCCAAGAAGTTCAACAGGCTGAAGCTATGGATTTAGTGGACTCCCCTGTAAATGTGAAAGTATCTGTACCACCAGAAATAGCAGAAAAATTAACCTATGGAAAAGAACACATAAATTCACTTGTATTTTATGATGCGAATTTTATCGTTGAGAATTACGATAGATGGATTGATAAATGGAACAGGATGATAGCTCAGTAATGAGAAAGTATTTTCTCATCCTGCCAGCCATACTTTTTCTGATAATTTTTTTCGTTTTACCATTAACATTTGTAATAACACAGAGCATTTATCAGCCTGATAAAGGATGGAGTGTTGACAGCTATTCAAAGTTTTTCACACAAAAAGTATCTCGAAATGCTTATACAAGGAGCCTTACTATAGGATTGCTCGTGACTGCTGTCTCACTCCTTACTGGCTATCCAGCAGCCATGGCGATATCAAACATTAAAAATGATTCACTCAAAGGCTTGCTAATGACATTAATTGTATTTCCCCTCATGACAAATTCTGTTGCCAGAACCTTTTCATGGCTCGCTGTACTTGGAAGAGAAGGCCTGGTGAATAATCTATTGGCAGCACTTGGAATACTTGACAATCCTGTGAGGCTCTTGTACACACCCGGTGCAGTTTTTTTCGGTCTGTTACAACTTTTCCTTCCGCTGATGATAATATCTCTTGTAAGCGCACTTGAAAACCTTCCAAAAGAAGTACCCCTTGCAGCAAAAAGCCTTGGCGCAAACGGCTATAATTTGTTTTTTAGAATCTATCTTCCTCTAACTTCTGAAGGAATTGTTAGTGGATGTACATTGGTATTCACAGGTTGTATAACAGCTTATGTCACCCCTGCTGTACTTGGTGGAAGTCGCGTTTTGATGTTAAGCACTCTTTTATACCAAAAGGCATCAGTTACACTTGACTGGAATATGGCAACAGTTATAGCAGTGATTATGTTTCTAACCACCCTCTTAATAAATTACATTTCTCGAAAACTCAGCAATCTGGGAGTGAGCAAATGAAGATTAACAGATGGATTCTTCTTGCTCTAATCGTCGTTTTAGTCATCTTGCTTGGGCCGTTTCTGGTAATTTTTCTGGCATCTTTCGAACCAACTTCATCGCTCAGATTTCCTCCAACAGGCTTTACTCTGTCCTGGTTCAAAAAAGTGATTAATATGCCTATGTTTCAGAAAAGCTTTCTCCTCAGTTTGAGGTTGGCTCTACTATCTTCAGCCGTTTCGTTACTACTTGGTGTGCCAGTTGCTTATGTGACAGCAAGATATGACTTCAGGGCAAAACGTTTTCTGGAATTCATTACAACCCTGCCTGTCATAATACCCGGCTTAGTAGCCGGGCTTGCATTACTCAGATTTTTTGTGCTGTTAAATGTTTTTTCAATTGAAACAACCCTTTTGATAGGGCATACTGCAATAGTTTTACCGTATGTAGTAAGATCAACTTTGTCAAGTCTTGTAAATCTTCCTGGATCTATAGAAGAGGCAGCAAGAAGCCTTGGGGCCAACCATCTCAAAACCTTCTTTCTTATCGTCTTACCCAACATAAGAACAGGTATTATTTCAGCTTTCATAATGACTTTCATAACATCTTTTAACAATGTTCCTGTATCACTTTTCCTAACAGGACCGGGTGTTAATACACTGCCTGTCGTTATGATGACTTATATGGAATATTACTATAATCCAAGCATAGCCGCACTTTCAACCATTCTCATAGGTGCAACACTGTTAATTGTTCTTCTCGCACAAAAACTTTTTGGGATATCAAAAATGATGTGAGGGATGAAAATGGCATTCTTACAGTTGCAGAACATCTCAGTCGCATATCAGAAAAACCTTATGATTTTGGAAGACCTCAACCTTCAGATTGAGAAAGGCACATTTCTATCATTACTCGGACCGTCTGGATGTGGAAAGACAACTACTTTAAGGACTATAGCCGGTTTCCTGACACCAATAAAAGGGAAGATCCTTCTTAGAGGAAATGATTACACACAGATTCCCCCACACAGAAGAAACATGGGAGTGGTTTTTCAAAATTATGCTTTATTTCCACATATGAATGTTTTTCAAAACGTTGCATTTGGATTGAAAATGCGAAAATTGAACAAAAATGAGATAGATCAAAAAGTCAGAAAAGCAATAGCTCTGGTTGGTCTTTCGGGGTTTGAAGAAAGATCGGTTACACAGCTTTCCGGAGGGCAACAACAGAGAGTTGCAATAGCGAGAGCCGTGGTTATAGAGCCGGATGTACTCCTGATGGACGAACCTCTTTCAAACCTGGATGCAAATCTCAGATTAGAAATGAGAAATGAAATAAAGCAACTGCAAGAGAAACTGGGTATCACCACCGTATATGTTACACATGACCAATCAGAGGCGGTAGCTTTGTCAGATCAAATAGTAGTGATGAAAAACGGAAAAATCGAACAAATAGGAAACCCGGAAAATGTTTTCGCCAATCCTGAAACAGCATTTGTTGCGAAATTCATGGGTTTTCAGGAATTGATAAAAGGTGTTGTAAAACAAATAATCGAAAATTTCGCATTTATAATCACTGAAAACAGAATCATCAGAGCTCGTATGATCACACCTTTGAAATTAGGAGAAAAAGTTGTTCTGTTTTCCAGACCCAAAAAAATAAAACTGGTGAAAGATGATGGCGAAAACAGGTTTAGTGCAACTGTGATATCTAAAATTTTTCAGGGTGATAGTGTTGCAATTATTTTGAA is a window of Pseudothermotoga elfii DSM 9442 = NBRC 107921 DNA encoding:
- a CDS encoding ABC transporter permease, with protein sequence MRKYFLILPAILFLIIFFVLPLTFVITQSIYQPDKGWSVDSYSKFFTQKVSRNAYTRSLTIGLLVTAVSLLTGYPAAMAISNIKNDSLKGLLMTLIVFPLMTNSVARTFSWLAVLGREGLVNNLLAALGILDNPVRLLYTPGAVFFGLLQLFLPLMIISLVSALENLPKEVPLAAKSLGANGYNLFFRIYLPLTSEGIVSGCTLVFTGCITAYVTPAVLGGSRVLMLSTLLYQKASVTLDWNMATVIAVIMFLTTLLINYISRKLSNLGVSK
- a CDS encoding HD domain-containing phosphohydrolase, yielding MKFRVIVLLIFCTCTIFSVSLKIGVYHNPPLIDFMDGKVSGLYSEIIQEIANANNWQVEYVYGEFSQLLDNLQAGKIDLMTAVAFTEERAKIIDYNRESVILNWGVACSKKQIDSFLDLDNKIIAVVEKDVYADYLERQAGDFNFQLRFFVVEDYEEALKAVKDGLADIAIVSRIFAAKNAKRYSLKISGVVFSPVELRFAFPKGAQQNHVLTEQIDNYLSSLKSDSSRYNTLISRYLGTYVEEKVIPRWLSTILILSIFGVALLALWIISLRKIVQRRTQQLEKIVSDLDKKNEELTSANEEIRAQDQEIRAINEELEKTLEDLEISIRRFARSMNLFNRLVTDTENEQFYQDILEILNSILPDCSTAVVSENTCYLQTSTGTKHILNVDFFSANDGRFDGIPKEFEFPELGKVSETLCLTANEKLLLLLFNHSERKLSEEFLKLVEAAASALKAFITIRNYENEQQRMHQRVIDVLLSALSYHEPYTVEHSSRAQKYAVKIAEYLNLEGERIAKVYWASLIHDIGKLAIPREILRKPSKLSPHEYELVKKHPVVAAELLEKAGLSDIAKIVRHHHERYDGSGYPDGLRGEQIPVESKIISVVDAFDAMTSDRPYRPRLSKEDAIKEIKMNSGTQFDPVVVNVFLKIMEQEIDKNSKE
- a CDS encoding ABC transporter ATP-binding protein, yielding MAFLQLQNISVAYQKNLMILEDLNLQIEKGTFLSLLGPSGCGKTTTLRTIAGFLTPIKGKILLRGNDYTQIPPHRRNMGVVFQNYALFPHMNVFQNVAFGLKMRKLNKNEIDQKVRKAIALVGLSGFEERSVTQLSGGQQQRVAIARAVVIEPDVLLMDEPLSNLDANLRLEMRNEIKQLQEKLGITTVYVTHDQSEAVALSDQIVVMKNGKIEQIGNPENVFANPETAFVAKFMGFQELIKGVVKQIIENFAFIITENRIIRARMITPLKLGEKVVLFSRPKKIKLVKDDGENRFSATVISKIFQGDSVAIILKIGEKRFVVEIEPSQAEQFFENQNVFLHILSEDLIALKEEDE
- a CDS encoding MFS transporter, with the translated sequence MVLLILLNADQMVMSPTIGMIEEEFGVSDAQIGLVGAIFTVIGALISLVWGYLADKFNRKNLLLYSVLVGEIPCLMTAFSGSFSQLFLWRALTGIGVGASFPIVYSLVADMFDEVSRGKIVAFLTSAISIGNILGMVIGGFVGPSFGWRIPFVIVSLPNVFLTIAAFFVLKEPKRGAFEKGIGELVRAGYTYPKIPKFRDYAKLVTIKTNLFLFLQGILGTVPWGAIPYFLVEYFRRERGLSVEIATIVFLVFGLGNILGTVVGGWIGTKLYKRSRSILPVFCGISTAAGVLLTIITIDYHATGPGGLFVLGTLGLFAAMTDSITGPNVKFMLINVNEPQDRGRIFSIFNLTDSLGTGVGRWIGGALSIVFGSLGIAMKISAYFWFGCTVFLMILSIYFSKDVQSLENKMIALGKSKL
- a CDS encoding ABC transporter substrate-binding protein, which produces MKKLFLMVFILTVICSNIFSAGKLNVSTWGFNLDLLDKNISKPFFEKYGVEIVREIGNNSVRLTKLISQKNNPVIDVVHFVDYYAALALKNGLLQPIDISKLSNYNDLYEFAKDPLGNHYGIGYTVYSLGIVYRTDKIKRPVTSWKDFWSEDVADHISLPNITTTQGPALMMHFNKIFGQDAYDPELNAAFEKVVQLSKNVVTFYNTSSELINLFKMGEVWMAPVTRFSWGQFLETGLPLAWVIPEEGMLGFLNVVCIINGAKNMESSYKYIDFIISQEVQQAEAMDLVDSPVNVKVSVPPEIAEKLTYGKEHINSLVFYDANFIVENYDRWIDKWNRMIAQ
- a CDS encoding DMT family transporter codes for the protein MYLLFSLLMWSSMEVLTKPLMQQVDPFFLTFFRFLVGGIFLVIFAKKKISLKDAGVLALIGCLNGVVSMSLLQLSIKFSNASTAATLVATNPLFVSIFAFALGKEKLNFKKFVGVVVGLIGIFVLSYGKVEGDSTFGLICGVGAAITFALYTVLMKDFTLKYGSMNATAFSTLFAGIVYGAILLLAGKLDIPEVALNGWIILLYSAIFVTGLAYVTFFKAVEKLGPSRASLVFYLKPAVASFFAFLILSEPVGIFKFVGTAIIIVALFIK
- a CDS encoding ABC transporter permease, producing the protein MKINRWILLALIVVLVILLGPFLVIFLASFEPTSSLRFPPTGFTLSWFKKVINMPMFQKSFLLSLRLALLSSAVSLLLGVPVAYVTARYDFRAKRFLEFITTLPVIIPGLVAGLALLRFFVLLNVFSIETTLLIGHTAIVLPYVVRSTLSSLVNLPGSIEEAARSLGANHLKTFFLIVLPNIRTGIISAFIMTFITSFNNVPVSLFLTGPGVNTLPVVMMTYMEYYYNPSIAALSTILIGATLLIVLLAQKLFGISKMM